The genome window AGTTGATAAGAATCTGCGACAGTAACGCATCAGGATACAGAGTGATGGGAGCCAGCATTTGTGCGAGTTCTTGAGAATGGTAACGCCCATCAGAGTCTTGAGCTCTGACCGGCAATACCGCGAGGGGCAAAAGAAGAAGACACATAATTGTAATGCGATGTGGGTAACGTAATAAACCAGACTGTTTCATGGGGCCCTCCGGAATCTCTCGAGAGGTCTGCAACAGACATCAAAGTGGTTAGCCTGAAAACAGTATACCGCTGTTGTCACGATTCTCCTGCGTTGCTTACAAAAATTTACATTACGTACGTTCAAGGGACGCATTTCACACGAACAGGGTTGATTGTGTTCAAGAAAATCCTTGCGGCTCCCTGCAGCACAACGTATGATCCGAGCTGCTTTGATTTACCCACAAAATAAACAGGATACCGTTATGAGCTTACCCAACTGCCCGAAATGCAATTCCGAATATACCTATGAAGATGGCCTGATGTTTGTTTGCCCCGAGTGTGCCCACGAGTGGCCGCAACAGGGCGATGAGTCTGCAGAGCCACAGGAAAAACAGATCCGTGACGCCAATGGCAACGTCCTGGAAGATGGTGACAGCATCACCGTGATCAAAGACCTTAAGGTTAAAGGTTCTTCTCTGGTGGTCAAAGTCGGCACCAAGGTTAAAAACATCCGTCTGGTGGATGGCGATCACGATATTGACTGTAAAATTCCCGGTATCGGCGCCATGAAGCTGAAATCGGAATTTGTCAAAAAGAACTGATTCTTCATGGGGAGTTGTCCGCTGTCAGCTCCCCGTTTTTTAATTTTTCCAGTTTTATTACTTCATGAAAATTAAATTAGTCACCACCCACCTCTACTCCTTCACCTGATTAAACCTTTTCAAAATCCTGTTTTTAATCGTTTTTCACACAAAGAGCTTCCACTCATTCCTTTATCACTATGTTTCTATGTCAATCCTGCAACGATTAATCCGACAAAAATAATCAACTATATAGTTGACATTCCTGAGCGTTCTTCTCAGAATAGGCATCAGGATCAAGAAAGAACATTCTCTTTCAATTAATCGCACCATCTGTCGTGATCAACACGACAGCCCCGCCATTGTGTAAGTCGGGCTGCGAACTTTTTTAACGTATCATCAGGTCCACATACCTGAGCATTTTCATCAGCTATAGAAAGGGCAACATCATGGCAGCACATGCACCGTATATCATGACCGTTCGACACCAGGGTTCCAACCAGGTCGGTCAGGTGATGTCGTGTTGTCACAGTTCGATGAAAATGCGCTGGCTCATTGCTGCACGACTGACACGGCAATGGGCAGAATCAGGGCTATAACGCGGACAACGATGTCCTCCATTTGACAGCAAGAGAAATTTCAGGAGGAAAACGTGAAAGAAAAAGCAGCCCAGAGTGTTGTCAAATCCATCTCCTGGCGCATTACCGGCACCATCGACACCATGGTGATTTCGTATTTTATCACCGGCGATTTCACCATGGCGATGAATTGTACGATGTTCGACCACTACTCAAACAACTCAACCAACACTTTGACAGCAACCGGGCTCTGATCAACCTGCCACGGAAATTCAAGATTGCCGTCAGCGGATGCCACCTCCACTGCATCCGCCACGAGATTCAGAATGTGAGCTTCGTCGCGGTTCCCCAGGACGACAAGGTTGTTTTCGACCTTTACGTCGGCGGCGGACTCAGTTCCGGCAGACAATTTGCTCTACGTCTTGAGCGCACTTGTCAGCCAGATCAGGTGTTAGCGGTCAGTGATGCCGTTGCCCACCTGTTTCACGATTATGGCAATCGCGAAAACCGATCAGCGGCCCGGTTGCGTCATTTAATTCAAAACTGGGGTTTGGAGAAATTCCGCGACGCCCTTGAAAACCAGCTTGATTTCGTGTTGGGCACGGGGCAACCACCTCAGCTCACGGCATTGGCCCAACGACACCATTATGGCTCTTTTAACAGTCATAATCGGAAGACTTGCGGGCTGGGCATCAAAACCTCCAGCGGCAAGCTGGGGGCTGAAACCGTCTCAGCGCTGATCAAACTGATGGAACACCATCACATTGACTTTGTCCGACTGACACCGACTCAGGATTTGCTGCTATTGGGCCTGAAAAAAAACAGCCTGCCCGAGGTTATTGAAGGACTTCATGCTCTTGATTTGCAAACGGCTCCCGGCCCGTTGCGCCTGCACAGCACTGCCTGCACCGGCCTGACCTATTGCAAGTTTGCCTTGAGTGAAACCAAGGAGTTCACCGAACAGCTGCTCAAAAGTCTTGAACAGCGTTTCCCGGAGTGGGAAAAGCCGCTGACCATTGCCGTTTCGGGCTGCCCCACGGCTGCTCCCACCCTTTTGTCGCCGATATCGGTTTGGTGGGCTGCAAAATCAAAGACCCATCCGGCGAGTCAGTCAACGGGTATGATATATACCTGAGAGGACGGCTCAATCGCACTGACAGCCGCTTTGCCGAGCGCAACGGGATTCGGCTGCCCAGTTATGCGGTTGCCGGTTATCTGGAAAACCTTCTGGAACAATTGAGTTGATTCTGCAACTGAAAGCAGGGCAGAGGCTTCCCACCCTCCCGGGAAGTCACCGCCCTGTTTTTCATCCTCTCCCCCTACCGACCGGAAAAGTCAGCGCTACACTTGTCAGAGAAGAAAATATTTTTC of Desulfuromonas acetoxidans DSM 684 contains these proteins:
- a CDS encoding nitrite/sulfite reductase; translated protein: MYDVRPLLKQLNQHFDSNRALINLPRKFKIAVSGCHLHCIRHEIQNVSFVAVPQDDKVVFDLYVGGGLSSGRQFALRLERTCQPDQVLAVSDAVAHLFHDYGNRENRSAARLRHLIQNWGLEKFRDALENQLDFVLGTGQPPQLTALAQRHHYGSFNSHNRKTCGLGIKTSSGKLGAETVSALIKLMEHHHIDFVRLTPTQDLLLLGLKKNSLPEVIEGLHALDLQTAPGPLRLHSTACTGLTYCKFALSETKEFTEQLLKSLEQRFPEWEKPLTIAVSGCPTAAPTLLSPISVWWAAKSKTHPASQSTGMIYT
- a CDS encoding zinc ribbon domain-containing protein YjdM, whose product is MSLPNCPKCNSEYTYEDGLMFVCPECAHEWPQQGDESAEPQEKQIRDANGNVLEDGDSITVIKDLKVKGSSLVVKVGTKVKNIRLVDGDHDIDCKIPGIGAMKLKSEFVKKN
- a CDS encoding DUF3300 domain-containing protein — translated: MKQSGLLRYPHRITIMCLLLLPLAVLPVRAQDSDGRYHSQELAQMLAPITLYPDALLSQILIN
- a CDS encoding DUF2061 domain-containing protein, which gives rise to MKEKAAQSVVKSISWRITGTIDTMVISYFITGDFTMAMNCTMFDHYSNNSTNTLTATGL